In Trifolium pratense cultivar HEN17-A07 linkage group LG7, ARS_RC_1.1, whole genome shotgun sequence, a genomic segment contains:
- the LOC123898081 gene encoding cysteine--tRNA ligase, chloroplastic/mitochondrial isoform X1 produces MGTLTLSLLKFYSPFSSTLFSHSARPVFPRAAVFRKNKLPSFRAVSSSSQPLTAEKNCNHGENFRSKSSSPEIWLHNTMSKTKELFKPKVESKVGMYVCGVTAYDLSHIGHARVYVNFDLLYRYFKHLGFEVCYVRNFTDVDDKIIARSTELGEDPISLSRRYCEEFCQDMVTLNCLSPTEEPKVSEHMPQIIDMIEKILNNGYAYNVDGDVYFNVEKFPEYGKLSSRGLDDNRAGERVAVDSRKKNPADFALWKSTKPGEPFWESPWGPGRPGWHIECSAMSAAYLGYSFDIHGGGIDLVFPHHENEIAQSCAACSKSDISVWMHNGFVNIDSVKMSKSLGNFFTIRQVVDVYHPLALRYFLMSAHYRSPMNYSNIHLESASDRVYYIYETLHECESLLNQHDQTVRKDSVPSDTLSIIDSLYDVFLTSMSDDLHTPVVLAGLSDPLKSVNDLLHTRKGKKQQFRIESLAALKKSIGDVLTVLGLMPSSYYEVLQQLKEKALARANLTEDEILKKIEERDAARIQKEYAKSDAIRKDLADVGIALMDSPNGTAWRPTIPIPLQEQL; encoded by the exons ATGGGTACCCTTACACTGTCTCTTCTCAAATTCTACTCACCCTTTTCCTCCACGCTTTTCTCCCACTCAGCTCGACCCGTTTTCCCCCGCGCCGCCGTTTTCAGAAAAAATAAACTTCCTTCCTTTCGCGCCGTCTCATCATCCTCTCAGCCGTTAACGGCTGAGAAGAATTGCAACCACGGTGAAAATTTCCGTTCAAAGAGTTCATCTCCTGAAATATGGCTTCATAACACAATGAGTAAAACGAAAGAGCTTTTTAAACCCAAAGTTGAATCTAAAGTTGGAATGTATGTTTGTGGAGTCACTGCTTATGATCTTAGCCATATTGGTCATGCTCGTGTTTACGTCAATTTTGATCTTCTTTATAG ATATTTTAAGCACTTGGGATTTGAAGTTTGTTATGTTCGCAATTTTACTGATGTAGATGATAAG ATAATTGCTAGATCAACGGAGTTAGGAGAAGATCCAATTAGTTTGAGTCGACGCTATTGTGAAGAGTTCTGTCAAGACATGGTAACTCTTAATTGCTTGTCTCCTACCGAGGAACCAAAAGTCTCCGAGCACATGCCACAAATCATTGATATGATTGAGAAG ATTCTTAATAATGGGTATGCATACAATGTTGATGGGGATGTATACTTTAATGTAgaaaaatttccagaatatggGAAATTATCTAGTCGAGGTCTAGACGACAATCGAGCTGGTGAGAGGGTTGCTGTTGATTCAAGGAAGAAAAATCCTGCTGATTTTGCTCTATGGAAG TCTACAAAGCCAGGGGAGCCATTTTGGGAAAGTCCCTGGGGTCCTGGACGACCTGGGTGGCATATTGAATGCAGTGCTATGAGTGCAGCTTATCTTGGTTACTCTTTTGACATCCATGGTGGAGGGATTGACCTTGTATTTCCTCACCATGAAAATGAAATTGCTCAGAGTTGTGCGGCTTGTAGTAAAAGTGATATTAGTGTATGGATGCACAATGGTTTTGTCAACATTGACTCTGTGAAGATGTCTAAATCTCTGGGAAACTTTTTCACAATACGGCAG GTTGTAGATGTTTACCATCCGCTGGCTTTGAGATATTTTTTGATGAGCGCCCATTATAGATCTCCTATGAACTACTCTAATATACACCTTGAAAGTGCTTCAGACCgtgtttattatatatatgag ACATTACATGAATGTGAAAGCTTGCTGAACCAGCATGATCAGACGGTTAGGAAGGACTCCGTCCCATCAGATACTTTGAGTATTATTGATAGTCTGTATGATGTTTTTCTGACCTCAATGTCTGATGATCTTCACACTCCAGTTGTATTGGCTGGACTGTCTGACCCACTTAAATCAGTGAACGACTTGCTGCATACTCGCAAG gggaaaaaacaacaatttcGAATAGAATCACTTGCAGCTTTGAAGAAAAGCATCGGAGATGTCCTTACAGTTTTAGGTCTTATGCCTTCAAGTTACTACGAG GTTTTGCAGCAGCTTAAGGAAAAAGCTCTTGCGCGTGCAAACTTGACAGAAGATGAAATCTTGAAGAAGATTGAAGAACGAGATGCTGCTAGAATACAAAAGGAGTATGCCAAATCTGATGCCATAAGGAAAGATTTGGCTGATGTTGGTATTGCTCTTATGGATAGTCCAAATGGCACAGCTTGGAGGCCTACCATTCCTATTCCGCTTCAAGAGCAGCTCTAG
- the LOC123898081 gene encoding cysteine--tRNA ligase, chloroplastic/mitochondrial isoform X2 — MFVESLLMILAILVMLVFTSILIFFIGRYFKHLGFEVCYVRNFTDVDDKIIARSTELGEDPISLSRRYCEEFCQDMVTLNCLSPTEEPKVSEHMPQIIDMIEKILNNGYAYNVDGDVYFNVEKFPEYGKLSSRGLDDNRAGERVAVDSRKKNPADFALWKSTKPGEPFWESPWGPGRPGWHIECSAMSAAYLGYSFDIHGGGIDLVFPHHENEIAQSCAACSKSDISVWMHNGFVNIDSVKMSKSLGNFFTIRQVVDVYHPLALRYFLMSAHYRSPMNYSNIHLESASDRVYYIYETLHECESLLNQHDQTVRKDSVPSDTLSIIDSLYDVFLTSMSDDLHTPVVLAGLSDPLKSVNDLLHTRKGKKQQFRIESLAALKKSIGDVLTVLGLMPSSYYEVLQQLKEKALARANLTEDEILKKIEERDAARIQKEYAKSDAIRKDLADVGIALMDSPNGTAWRPTIPIPLQEQL; from the exons ATGTTTGTGGAGTCACTGCTTATGATCTTAGCCATATTGGTCATGCTCGTGTTTACGTCAATTTTGATCTTCTTTATAG GCAGATATTTTAAGCACTTGGGATTTGAAGTTTGTTATGTTCGCAATTTTACTGATGTAGATGATAAG ATAATTGCTAGATCAACGGAGTTAGGAGAAGATCCAATTAGTTTGAGTCGACGCTATTGTGAAGAGTTCTGTCAAGACATGGTAACTCTTAATTGCTTGTCTCCTACCGAGGAACCAAAAGTCTCCGAGCACATGCCACAAATCATTGATATGATTGAGAAG ATTCTTAATAATGGGTATGCATACAATGTTGATGGGGATGTATACTTTAATGTAgaaaaatttccagaatatggGAAATTATCTAGTCGAGGTCTAGACGACAATCGAGCTGGTGAGAGGGTTGCTGTTGATTCAAGGAAGAAAAATCCTGCTGATTTTGCTCTATGGAAG TCTACAAAGCCAGGGGAGCCATTTTGGGAAAGTCCCTGGGGTCCTGGACGACCTGGGTGGCATATTGAATGCAGTGCTATGAGTGCAGCTTATCTTGGTTACTCTTTTGACATCCATGGTGGAGGGATTGACCTTGTATTTCCTCACCATGAAAATGAAATTGCTCAGAGTTGTGCGGCTTGTAGTAAAAGTGATATTAGTGTATGGATGCACAATGGTTTTGTCAACATTGACTCTGTGAAGATGTCTAAATCTCTGGGAAACTTTTTCACAATACGGCAG GTTGTAGATGTTTACCATCCGCTGGCTTTGAGATATTTTTTGATGAGCGCCCATTATAGATCTCCTATGAACTACTCTAATATACACCTTGAAAGTGCTTCAGACCgtgtttattatatatatgag ACATTACATGAATGTGAAAGCTTGCTGAACCAGCATGATCAGACGGTTAGGAAGGACTCCGTCCCATCAGATACTTTGAGTATTATTGATAGTCTGTATGATGTTTTTCTGACCTCAATGTCTGATGATCTTCACACTCCAGTTGTATTGGCTGGACTGTCTGACCCACTTAAATCAGTGAACGACTTGCTGCATACTCGCAAG gggaaaaaacaacaatttcGAATAGAATCACTTGCAGCTTTGAAGAAAAGCATCGGAGATGTCCTTACAGTTTTAGGTCTTATGCCTTCAAGTTACTACGAG GTTTTGCAGCAGCTTAAGGAAAAAGCTCTTGCGCGTGCAAACTTGACAGAAGATGAAATCTTGAAGAAGATTGAAGAACGAGATGCTGCTAGAATACAAAAGGAGTATGCCAAATCTGATGCCATAAGGAAAGATTTGGCTGATGTTGGTATTGCTCTTATGGATAGTCCAAATGGCACAGCTTGGAGGCCTACCATTCCTATTCCGCTTCAAGAGCAGCTCTAG
- the LOC123898081 gene encoding cysteine--tRNA ligase, chloroplastic/mitochondrial isoform X3 has product MVTLNCLSPTEEPKVSEHMPQIIDMIEKILNNGYAYNVDGDVYFNVEKFPEYGKLSSRGLDDNRAGERVAVDSRKKNPADFALWKSTKPGEPFWESPWGPGRPGWHIECSAMSAAYLGYSFDIHGGGIDLVFPHHENEIAQSCAACSKSDISVWMHNGFVNIDSVKMSKSLGNFFTIRQVVDVYHPLALRYFLMSAHYRSPMNYSNIHLESASDRVYYIYETLHECESLLNQHDQTVRKDSVPSDTLSIIDSLYDVFLTSMSDDLHTPVVLAGLSDPLKSVNDLLHTRKGKKQQFRIESLAALKKSIGDVLTVLGLMPSSYYEVLQQLKEKALARANLTEDEILKKIEERDAARIQKEYAKSDAIRKDLADVGIALMDSPNGTAWRPTIPIPLQEQL; this is encoded by the exons ATGGTAACTCTTAATTGCTTGTCTCCTACCGAGGAACCAAAAGTCTCCGAGCACATGCCACAAATCATTGATATGATTGAGAAG ATTCTTAATAATGGGTATGCATACAATGTTGATGGGGATGTATACTTTAATGTAgaaaaatttccagaatatggGAAATTATCTAGTCGAGGTCTAGACGACAATCGAGCTGGTGAGAGGGTTGCTGTTGATTCAAGGAAGAAAAATCCTGCTGATTTTGCTCTATGGAAG TCTACAAAGCCAGGGGAGCCATTTTGGGAAAGTCCCTGGGGTCCTGGACGACCTGGGTGGCATATTGAATGCAGTGCTATGAGTGCAGCTTATCTTGGTTACTCTTTTGACATCCATGGTGGAGGGATTGACCTTGTATTTCCTCACCATGAAAATGAAATTGCTCAGAGTTGTGCGGCTTGTAGTAAAAGTGATATTAGTGTATGGATGCACAATGGTTTTGTCAACATTGACTCTGTGAAGATGTCTAAATCTCTGGGAAACTTTTTCACAATACGGCAG GTTGTAGATGTTTACCATCCGCTGGCTTTGAGATATTTTTTGATGAGCGCCCATTATAGATCTCCTATGAACTACTCTAATATACACCTTGAAAGTGCTTCAGACCgtgtttattatatatatgag ACATTACATGAATGTGAAAGCTTGCTGAACCAGCATGATCAGACGGTTAGGAAGGACTCCGTCCCATCAGATACTTTGAGTATTATTGATAGTCTGTATGATGTTTTTCTGACCTCAATGTCTGATGATCTTCACACTCCAGTTGTATTGGCTGGACTGTCTGACCCACTTAAATCAGTGAACGACTTGCTGCATACTCGCAAG gggaaaaaacaacaatttcGAATAGAATCACTTGCAGCTTTGAAGAAAAGCATCGGAGATGTCCTTACAGTTTTAGGTCTTATGCCTTCAAGTTACTACGAG GTTTTGCAGCAGCTTAAGGAAAAAGCTCTTGCGCGTGCAAACTTGACAGAAGATGAAATCTTGAAGAAGATTGAAGAACGAGATGCTGCTAGAATACAAAAGGAGTATGCCAAATCTGATGCCATAAGGAAAGATTTGGCTGATGTTGGTATTGCTCTTATGGATAGTCCAAATGGCACAGCTTGGAGGCCTACCATTCCTATTCCGCTTCAAGAGCAGCTCTAG
- the LOC123898082 gene encoding calcium uptake protein, mitochondrial-like isoform X3: MSLFSTLRRSSFIRCFRTSTTQSSSFTPSLPNTNPPRYPKLVPAVVLGSVLALLYYVSKNNSHFDSAFLNNALRKLSLSESTNNNLLFGDAYRSKVFFNYENRIRLHSPPEKVFEYFASCRTPEPLMTPADLMRAVVPVFPPSESNLVREGHLKGERSPGHLFCPPSDFFMLFDVNGDGLISFREYLFLVTLLSIPESSFSAVFKMFDMDNDGHGVHRRDERLTDASIEDGRMVEYLFGKDGKGRLKHDKFVKFISDLHDEILRLEFVHYDFKSQKTISAKDFAHSIVASADVSHLNKLLERVDEMNDDARFNNIGITFEEFKNFAELRKKLVPLSLALFSFAKVNGLLTRDDFQRAASSVCGLSLSNNVVEIVFHLFDTNGDGNLCSNEFVRVLHRRERDVGRTVETGIIGFLSCCWSCTDTSPYSQLFS; the protein is encoded by the exons ATGTCTTTATTTTCTACTCTCCGTCGATCCTCCTTCATCCGATGCTTTCGAACTTCGACCACACAATCTTCTTCCTTTACACCATCGTTACCGAATACCAACCCACCTCGATATCCAAAGTTGGTTCCGGCCGTTGTTCTTGGCTCTGTGCTTGCTCTTTTGTATTACGTCTCCAAAAATAATTCACACTTCGACTCCGCTTTCTTAAACAATGCTCTTAGAAAACTATCCCTTAGTGAGAGTACCAATAATAACTTACTTTTTGGAG ATGCGTATAGAAGTAAGGTTTTCTTCAACTATGAGAACCGCATACGGTTGCATAGTCCACCTGAAAAG GTTTTTGAATACTTTGCATCTTGTCGTACACCAGAACCTCTTATGACTCCGGCAGATTTAATGCGCGCAGTAgttcctgttttccctccatcaGAATCAAACCTTGTTAGAGAAGGACACTTGAAAGGAGAAAGAAGTCCTGGCCACTTGTTTTGTCCTCCTTCAGATTTTTTTATGCTTTTCGATGTAAATGGCGACGGCCTTATATCTTTCAGAGA GTATTTATTCTTGGTAACACTGCTTAGCATCCCAGAATCAAGTTTTTCTGCAGTGTTTAAAATGTTTGACATGGATAATGATGG GCACGGTGTTCACCGAAGGGATGAACGACTGACAGATGCTTCAATAGAAGATGGAAGGATGGTGGAATACTTATTTGGTAAAGACGGAAAAGGACGGCTCAAACATGATAAATTTGTGAAGTTTATAAGTGATTTGCATGATGAA ATTTTGAGGCTGGAGTTTGTTCATTATGACTTCAAATCTCAAAAAACCATATCAGCCAAGGATTTTGCACACTCCATAGTCGCTTCTGCAGATGTGAGTCATCTGAACAAGTTACTCGAAAGGGTTGATGAAATGAACGATGATGCACGGTTCAATAACATAGGCATCACATTTGAGGAGTTCAAGAATTTTGCCGAACTGCGGAAAAAATTAGTACCACTTTCATTGGCTCTTTTCAGTTTTGCAAAAGTAAATGGCCTTCTAACAAGAGATGATTTTCAACGAGCTGCGTCAAGT GTTTGTGGTTTATCTCTCTCTAACAATGTGGTGGAGATTGTTTTCCATTTGTTTGACACAAATGGGGATGGAAATCTTTGTTCAAATGAATTTGTTAGAGTGCTACATAGGCGAGAGAGAGATGTTGGTCGAACTGTGGAGACAGGAATCATTGGTTTCTTGTCATGCTGCTGGAGCTGTACAGACACATCTCCATATTCACAGTTGTTTTCCTGA
- the LOC123898082 gene encoding calcium uptake protein, mitochondrial-like isoform X2: protein MSLFSTLRRSSFIRCFRTSTTQSSSFTPSLPNTNPPRYPKLVPAVVLGSVLALLYYVSKNNSHFDSAFLNNALRKLSLSESTNNNLLFGDAYRSKVFFNYENRIRLHSPPEKVFEYFASCRTPEPLMTPADLMRAVVPVFPPSESNLVREGHLKGERSPGHLFCPPSDFFMLFDVNGDGLISFREYLFLVTLLSIPESSFSAVFKMFDMDNDGRHGVHRRDERLTDASIEDGRMVEYLFGKDGKGRLKHDKFVKFISDLHDEILRLEFVHYDFKSQKTISAKDFAHSIVASADVSHLNKLLERVDEMNDDARFNNIGITFEEFKNFAELRKKLVPLSLALFSFAKVNGLLTRDDFQRAASSVCGLSLSNNVVEIVFHLFDTNGDGNLCSNEFVRVLHRRERDVGRTVETGIIGFLSCCWSCTDTSPYSQLFS from the exons ATGTCTTTATTTTCTACTCTCCGTCGATCCTCCTTCATCCGATGCTTTCGAACTTCGACCACACAATCTTCTTCCTTTACACCATCGTTACCGAATACCAACCCACCTCGATATCCAAAGTTGGTTCCGGCCGTTGTTCTTGGCTCTGTGCTTGCTCTTTTGTATTACGTCTCCAAAAATAATTCACACTTCGACTCCGCTTTCTTAAACAATGCTCTTAGAAAACTATCCCTTAGTGAGAGTACCAATAATAACTTACTTTTTGGAG ATGCGTATAGAAGTAAGGTTTTCTTCAACTATGAGAACCGCATACGGTTGCATAGTCCACCTGAAAAG GTTTTTGAATACTTTGCATCTTGTCGTACACCAGAACCTCTTATGACTCCGGCAGATTTAATGCGCGCAGTAgttcctgttttccctccatcaGAATCAAACCTTGTTAGAGAAGGACACTTGAAAGGAGAAAGAAGTCCTGGCCACTTGTTTTGTCCTCCTTCAGATTTTTTTATGCTTTTCGATGTAAATGGCGACGGCCTTATATCTTTCAGAGA GTATTTATTCTTGGTAACACTGCTTAGCATCCCAGAATCAAGTTTTTCTGCAGTGTTTAAAATGTTTGACATGGATAATGATGG CAGGCACGGTGTTCACCGAAGGGATGAACGACTGACAGATGCTTCAATAGAAGATGGAAGGATGGTGGAATACTTATTTGGTAAAGACGGAAAAGGACGGCTCAAACATGATAAATTTGTGAAGTTTATAAGTGATTTGCATGATGAA ATTTTGAGGCTGGAGTTTGTTCATTATGACTTCAAATCTCAAAAAACCATATCAGCCAAGGATTTTGCACACTCCATAGTCGCTTCTGCAGATGTGAGTCATCTGAACAAGTTACTCGAAAGGGTTGATGAAATGAACGATGATGCACGGTTCAATAACATAGGCATCACATTTGAGGAGTTCAAGAATTTTGCCGAACTGCGGAAAAAATTAGTACCACTTTCATTGGCTCTTTTCAGTTTTGCAAAAGTAAATGGCCTTCTAACAAGAGATGATTTTCAACGAGCTGCGTCAAGT GTTTGTGGTTTATCTCTCTCTAACAATGTGGTGGAGATTGTTTTCCATTTGTTTGACACAAATGGGGATGGAAATCTTTGTTCAAATGAATTTGTTAGAGTGCTACATAGGCGAGAGAGAGATGTTGGTCGAACTGTGGAGACAGGAATCATTGGTTTCTTGTCATGCTGCTGGAGCTGTACAGACACATCTCCATATTCACAGTTGTTTTCCTGA
- the LOC123898082 gene encoding calcium uptake protein, mitochondrial-like isoform X1, whose amino-acid sequence MSLFSTLRRSSFIRCFRTSTTQSSSFTPSLPNTNPPRYPKLVPAVVLGSVLALLYYVSKNNSHFDSAFLNNALRKLSLSESTNNNLLFGDAYRSKVFFNYENRIRLHSPPEKVFEYFASCRTPEPLMTPADLMRAVVPVFPPSESNLVREGHLKGERSPGHLFCPPSDFFMLFDVNGDGLISFREYLFLVTLLSIPESSFSAVFKMFDMDNDGEIDKEEFKRAVTSIRSHSRHGVHRRDERLTDASIEDGRMVEYLFGKDGKGRLKHDKFVKFISDLHDEILRLEFVHYDFKSQKTISAKDFAHSIVASADVSHLNKLLERVDEMNDDARFNNIGITFEEFKNFAELRKKLVPLSLALFSFAKVNGLLTRDDFQRAASSVCGLSLSNNVVEIVFHLFDTNGDGNLCSNEFVRVLHRRERDVGRTVETGIIGFLSCCWSCTDTSPYSQLFS is encoded by the exons ATGTCTTTATTTTCTACTCTCCGTCGATCCTCCTTCATCCGATGCTTTCGAACTTCGACCACACAATCTTCTTCCTTTACACCATCGTTACCGAATACCAACCCACCTCGATATCCAAAGTTGGTTCCGGCCGTTGTTCTTGGCTCTGTGCTTGCTCTTTTGTATTACGTCTCCAAAAATAATTCACACTTCGACTCCGCTTTCTTAAACAATGCTCTTAGAAAACTATCCCTTAGTGAGAGTACCAATAATAACTTACTTTTTGGAG ATGCGTATAGAAGTAAGGTTTTCTTCAACTATGAGAACCGCATACGGTTGCATAGTCCACCTGAAAAG GTTTTTGAATACTTTGCATCTTGTCGTACACCAGAACCTCTTATGACTCCGGCAGATTTAATGCGCGCAGTAgttcctgttttccctccatcaGAATCAAACCTTGTTAGAGAAGGACACTTGAAAGGAGAAAGAAGTCCTGGCCACTTGTTTTGTCCTCCTTCAGATTTTTTTATGCTTTTCGATGTAAATGGCGACGGCCTTATATCTTTCAGAGA GTATTTATTCTTGGTAACACTGCTTAGCATCCCAGAATCAAGTTTTTCTGCAGTGTTTAAAATGTTTGACATGGATAATGATGG AGAGATAGATAAAGAAGAATTCAAAAGAGCTGTGACATCAATTCGATCTCATAGCAGGCACGGTGTTCACCGAAGGGATGAACGACTGACAGATGCTTCAATAGAAGATGGAAGGATGGTGGAATACTTATTTGGTAAAGACGGAAAAGGACGGCTCAAACATGATAAATTTGTGAAGTTTATAAGTGATTTGCATGATGAA ATTTTGAGGCTGGAGTTTGTTCATTATGACTTCAAATCTCAAAAAACCATATCAGCCAAGGATTTTGCACACTCCATAGTCGCTTCTGCAGATGTGAGTCATCTGAACAAGTTACTCGAAAGGGTTGATGAAATGAACGATGATGCACGGTTCAATAACATAGGCATCACATTTGAGGAGTTCAAGAATTTTGCCGAACTGCGGAAAAAATTAGTACCACTTTCATTGGCTCTTTTCAGTTTTGCAAAAGTAAATGGCCTTCTAACAAGAGATGATTTTCAACGAGCTGCGTCAAGT GTTTGTGGTTTATCTCTCTCTAACAATGTGGTGGAGATTGTTTTCCATTTGTTTGACACAAATGGGGATGGAAATCTTTGTTCAAATGAATTTGTTAGAGTGCTACATAGGCGAGAGAGAGATGTTGGTCGAACTGTGGAGACAGGAATCATTGGTTTCTTGTCATGCTGCTGGAGCTGTACAGACACATCTCCATATTCACAGTTGTTTTCCTGA
- the LOC123898975 gene encoding 1-phosphatidylinositol 3-phosphate 5-kinase-like — protein MASSREKNSCGPVLRSLSPSGRFCSYTTSRTPFSTPSSAFASSTNSSFSSSSTFYIDTHDHHHHHNYHHNRSASPTRVNLYNTNSLSSGVRFSIDSRSISPNRSISNHVITTKKNRPIPAQKKTCMCSPTNHPGSFRCSLHKNNGNNNSSGGDSYHPSTRLNMRRSAMKNSLVRIGGVEGEWVKRALTALIRPSSHQQRRRSAFEPRPSRLSLMSKAEDL, from the coding sequence atggCTTCTTCTCGAGAAAAAAATTCATGTGGCCCTGTTCTTCGTTCACTTTCACCTTCAGGTAGATTTTGTTCCTATACAACATCAAGAACCCCTTTCTCTACACCCTCATCAGCTTTCGCTTCTTCAACCAACTCTTCCTTTTCATCATCCTCTACTTTCTACATCGATACCCAtgatcatcatcaccatcataaTTATCATCATAACCGTTCAGCTTCACCTACACGTGTCAATCTATACAATACAAATTCTCTATCCTCTGGAGTCCGGTTCTCGATCGATTCCCGGTCTATCTCACCGAACCGGTCAATTTCAAATCATGTTATTACAACAAAAAAGAACCGTCCAATTCCGGCTCAGAAAAAGACGTGTATGTGTTCACCAACGAATCATCCCGGTTCGTTTCGATGCAGTCTTCACAAAAACAACGGAAACAACAACAGCAGTGGCGGTGATTCGTATCATCCTTCAACTCGTCTCAATATGCGTAGATCTGCGATGAAGAATTCGCTTGTGAGAATCGGTGGTGTTGAAGGTGAATGGGTGAAAAGAGCTTTAACCGCGTTGATTCGACCTTCTTCGCATCAACAGAGGAGAAGATCGGCGTTCGAGCCAAGACCTAGTCGTCTCTCCCTCATGTCCAAGGCTGAGGATCTTTGA